The following is a genomic window from Prevotella nigrescens.
ATTTTGGTTGCAACAGCGACTTAAGTTGTGATTATCCAGACTATGCTCACCCACTGGCAGAAGCGCTTTCAAACGGAGAAGTATATCCTGCCATTGCTATTTGTGGTAGTGGTGAAGGTATGACAATTACACTTAATAAGCATGAAGGAGTAAGAGCAGGTTTGGCTTGGAATAAGGATGTTGCAGAACTTATTCGCCAACACAACGATGCAAATGCGCTTGTTTTGCCAGGTCGTTTTGTTGATAATAAGACTGCTGCGAAGATAATGGATGCTTTTTTCAAGGCAACTTTCGAAGGTGGGCGTCATGAACGGCGTGTGCAGAAGATTGATATTGCAAAATAAGAAGCTGTGTTAGTAATTTTAAAAAGAGAGTTTCTTCCAATTAGAAACTCTCTTTTTTATATCATTTATGTTTATAAAGTCATCAGATATTCTTT
Proteins encoded in this region:
- a CDS encoding RpiB/LacA/LacB family sugar-phosphate isomerase, producing MEIKTVGIACDHAGFPLKKFVIQYLEEHKLPYKDFGCNSDLSCDYPDYAHPLAEALSNGEVYPAIAICGSGEGMTITLNKHEGVRAGLAWNKDVAELIRQHNDANALVLPGRFVDNKTAAKIMDAFFKATFEGGRHERRVQKIDIAK